ACAATAACCACAGCATATTATCGTGGTGCAATGGGTATAATGCTAGTTTATGATGTAACCAACGAGAAAAGTTTTGAGAACATAAAGAACTGGATTAGGAACATAGAAGAAAATGCCTCTGCGGATGTTGAAAAGATGTTATTGGGCAATAAGTGTGAGCTCACAGAAAAACGGCAAGTTTCAAAGGAACGAGGGGAACAACTTGCTGTtgaatatggaataaaatttatgGAAACCTCTGCTAAATCTAGCATTAATGTTGAAGAGGCATTTTATACCCTTGCACGAGATATCAAGGCTAAAATGGAAAAGAAACTggtaaatatcttttttcaatatgcttctgctttcttcttttgtCTTCTTCTGTAGCTATAGAGcgataaaaggaaaaaagatattGATTAATAATTCTGTACTATTATAAGTATAATTAgttaatagtaaaaaatatagaattggAAAAATTGACTGAACTTCCTAAAGGAAACTGTTTAAGTGTGTCACATCTAAATTTGAATCGAATAAAAAGTTTAATATATCAGTATATTTTAATCCtatgtttaaaaaaattgtaagaatctctattgttataattatatactgaaacatgaattatatacatatatatgtcggagatgaaagaacaccggagtctgtaattgaacaattgtagttattcaatccgattgtaattgttcgagagttgtgataatgagcttgggctcgaggcgacagtcagtcgccgaacgtagccgcggtcacgggatttgcctagcaaaggtatggagtaattctatagctctccttaaaggaaatattcgtggcgacacgcgacagtaaacattccaacggtttctgtcccgtggctcgccacacgcagaccctattcttcgagtaagatgattgccagatgtcgatgcgtctccgcagtacatgttcggctagcccgagggcccgttataaatcttaaggtttagttaactaaagtccttcaaacagacaaacagtctttgtcccaactacgggaagataggggagacatatttttcaacgagcgcggtctcccactagcaactttccctcgagggcggttagcatctttttctaaccaccgatatggagattgaccaattagcagcaacgtcaatttcccttactttctgaacgaaggcttttctcgacgaatccgatgatctcgtatccttagacacaccccattatagttttcctctgtggcatcatcgggacgggaaagacattctcgttcgcgatctcactgatgaaaggagtaaccctttacgaccagtgaatatcacgcgtCCGACTtggattttgtgagcacgttcatctatcatcccgtcgaccgcggattcgttattgaacctaggatcattgtcattagtttctcgagtacctaactaccacggttacttgtccggttctataacaatcgtatttgcactagtcaatgtcttctctattgcataacgacaacgtgtaacccaaacgaagattcgtttcacgcccctaaccctaattctaatgtcctctccgacatatatatgtaattctTTCAATGGTAATTCTAGAActcaattttatcattttccagAGATTAAAACTGACTCTTGTTTAGATATAGTTTAGTGGCTTTCACAGATATATTCTAGAAAATAGGTATACACTGATTAACCACCATTTCTTTGTTTCCTGTGTCTGTTTCTCTGTGTTTGGTGCGGGTCTGTCTCGGCAGAAGGTAACTCTTCCTCTCTGTACACATTACATATTTTGCACGACTATTTGTAATTTATCTACATTTAATACTAACACTTAGTACATTGTATCagaaagttaaaaaataattctttccttattgtcaaaatattatttactataAAAGATTTATTGAGATTCTTCTGATTCAATGCcactaataatatattatactatatatgtatgcatatttCACTCTTGTCTATGATGGAGTGTGTTCTTTTTAGCAAACTATGCTTTTGTTATGTAATAGCATGCATATTAAGAGCTTATGTGGACATGTTAACACAATAActgttttataaatttcatttcttattaTTGCTTTTATATCTACCAACTTATATTCTTTTACTCTCATAGAAAgccatataaaaatatatgaatgaatattttataataacatATGACACACTTTTAATATCCTTCATAATTCTTCATAATCAATATTGACaagtacaaattttatttttggtgtttcaaattatttgttattaatacTTAGACTGTGGATTTGTATGCATTTGAAGATGCAAGAATACACAGGtctcataatatgcaaaaatatataaaatatccaaatcaTAGTATTCTATAATATTTAGCAGCTAAAACAATTCCCTAATAAagttttatcttaattttaaatgattaaaaatccacataaacatccacagtctACTTTTACTTAAATAAgcggtatattatatgaaattaatatCTAACAATGGAATTATTTTGAACACAGGAGGCATCAAATCCACCGAAAGGAGGAGGACATCAATTGAAAGCATCCGAGCCACAAAGGAAGCCACCAAGTTGGCTTGCACGATGCACTATACTCTGACCCATCAGCCGGCATATCCTCGACCGTCACCAACTACTCTTTACCTTCGGTCTCCTTCGCTCGCTGCACGTCGCGAGTACTTCTGTGATTTTACTCCTTGACGGCCACCTTCGTTTCCCTCCGTCGCTGCCGGTCTCTCTTTTTTACTGATTACTCATAGGAGCTCTTTTTATCCTGGAGGAGAAACTGCCTTTCCCCTCATCCTTTCcgaaaagaaattaaaagaacaaaaaaagtaaaaaaaacagaaaaaaagaaacaaaaaaggagaagaagaagaaaaaaaggcaCGTTCAAAAGAGAATTTTCCGAAGGAAACGAATCGCGAATTGTGATaatttttgataattttttaaCGACGCTCGAATACCACCTCGTAAGTCACATCGTTTCTACTTGTCACGTTTCATAACGAAATATTAGGAGTGCAATTGATCGAGCAGTCTTTAGAATGCTTACGCCGTGTAAAATTGATATACTGTCGAAGAAGGATAATCTTAACTTCTCGACCAGTCAATGAGCAATCTagaaaataaatcaatttttaaaattgCGCGTCGTAAATAACGTGCAATTCTGCTTTTCGTTTATCGTGCGATTCATTTACATACGTTGTAAGCTTTGCTATAAATGAGGATAATAACGACGATAAGCTGGAAGTTGGCCACCCGtagaaacaataataaattgttgatTTGTTTTTAACGCGTTAACTTATAGTGGCTCATGAAAGTATTCTAATAATTACCGCAGAACTATTTTGTGAATATATTACGTGTAATgtacgaaactttttgaaattttgtttccactgtaatgagacacgattatcgtgattattatgataaaatttgaaatcgatTCGAAAGtgtatatagaaatttcaagatatttattgcaaatatacAGTTAGTGAAAAATTAGTACACAGCATGAATAGTCATCTTAAACATAAGTAAATGATAAAGATGAACTCTCTGAACATAgagaattattaatataatgcataattgactgtttaaatacttttgtgacCCCTATAAAATATATGCTTCTACCATCTTATAGCTTCTATGTACATTTGCAAATTTTTTCTTTATCAATATAATCGTGCTATTTAGATTTCATTACAgtactaataaaatttcaagatgtttcCTATAACACATAATATATCCATAAAAGGTTtttgtaaatatctgaatattttCAGGAGCTACTGTATATTTTGAAAATCTCTGTTCTCGTTTAAACGATCGTTCGAAATTCAGCAGTTTTGCTTCTATTGTATTAAAATTCGACTATGTTAAATGAATGCagataaatatgaaaaatataagatgtttttatatttttatgttcaGATGCTATGCATACGAAGTTTCTCCTCCACGTTTTAATTAATCAAGGGGTACGATTTTTTAACACATATTTTTTGCATTCGCTTTATTTAAATGagtgaaaaaagagaaataaaaggaagtaaacaagaaagagaaaataaaaggaagaaatttCTCTCTGGCCAACGCATGAGAAATCTCTTCTTTTTTTGAAAAGCATTTCGAAGCTATTTCTTTATAAGACATTGTAAAAGCAAGACAAAAAAGAAGGGAGATGCGAATAGGTGAACAATGGGCGgtcattttttatata
This genomic stretch from Bombus vancouverensis nearcticus chromosome 16, iyBomVanc1_principal, whole genome shotgun sequence harbors:
- the Rab8 gene encoding RAS oncogene family member Rab8 produces the protein MAKTYDYLFKLLLIGDSGVGKTCVLFRFSEDAFNTTFISTIGIDFKIRTIELDGKKIKLQIWDTAGQERFRTITTAYYRGAMGIMLVYDVTNEKSFENIKNWIRNIEENASADVEKMLLGNKCELTEKRQVSKERGEQLAVEYGIKFMETSAKSSINVEEAFYTLARDIKAKMEKKLEASNPPKGGGHQLKASEPQRKPPSWLARCTIL